In the genome of Fibrobacter sp., one region contains:
- a CDS encoding GGDEF domain-containing protein, translated as MTVSEVLFVVAGLFLGLAFKGGMLLFLIPFAVVAFVLAWLNRPRLAGPNSQQSTSTLPIISLKRNPTNANPIVAPDLRTEFRNENGMVNEPEAALKVSQIWARANADINKGMQNMMRALKIAVPHVNTVIVFTQLENPKDWGVRNFVNDKELSVNPCVRISENTGLISKLFRPSVNRLLEGDLTSNKSLMYYADATPIKSVVAVPILNYNGVRIGALVMDSVYPNAFNDQTAQALNYIAGSISMLDCKGFFSAQKHIALQQYSGLYNYQRKFFQTMTVKDIYKQIINYVKDNVAYDRLTILAMNKVKEGSGRVVFCDGIDADQFAEKRFTLSDKGIFVLALMRNRPVERSFSQNFNDYVPRLNDNEKRNLNLRQLFVMPIATEPDSSEADIAICLENRSSQPYTDHEKELLKAFAGVAGFAYDRARKFEHGRDLAMRDGLTGLINHRTLHESLRTEKVRADRKKYNIGVLMMDIDHFKHVNDTYGHPIGDVVIKGIADTISGEIRKDIDIVARYGGEEFVVGLLETTAEGMLETAERIRKAVQKLVFDVKQAEPLRVTVSIGAFLVTPDFHDMKKAVNNADQALYRAKEGGRNQVIRFEEETSEPAAPENSAT; from the coding sequence ATGACTGTGTCAGAAGTTTTATTTGTGGTGGCGGGCCTGTTTTTAGGTCTTGCGTTCAAGGGCGGGATGCTTTTGTTCCTGATTCCCTTTGCCGTGGTGGCTTTTGTTCTTGCATGGCTGAATCGCCCCCGTTTGGCTGGTCCCAATAGCCAGCAGTCCACTTCGACCTTGCCGATTATTTCTCTCAAGAGAAATCCCACCAACGCCAATCCCATCGTGGCTCCGGATCTGCGTACTGAATTCCGTAATGAAAACGGCATGGTAAATGAACCTGAAGCCGCCCTTAAGGTGAGCCAGATCTGGGCTCGTGCCAACGCCGATATCAATAAGGGCATGCAGAACATGATGCGCGCCCTGAAGATTGCGGTGCCCCATGTAAATACTGTTATCGTCTTTACCCAGCTGGAAAATCCCAAGGACTGGGGTGTGAGAAATTTTGTGAACGACAAGGAACTTTCTGTGAATCCTTGTGTTCGCATTTCTGAAAATACCGGTTTAATCAGCAAGCTTTTCCGCCCCAGCGTGAATCGTCTTCTTGAAGGTGATTTGACCAGCAACAAGAGCCTCATGTACTATGCAGACGCCACTCCCATCAAGTCCGTGGTGGCGGTGCCTATCTTGAATTACAATGGTGTCCGAATTGGCGCTCTGGTTATGGATTCCGTCTATCCTAACGCTTTTAACGACCAGACTGCCCAGGCTTTGAACTACATTGCCGGCAGTATCAGCATGCTTGACTGCAAGGGTTTCTTCTCTGCCCAGAAGCATATCGCTCTCCAGCAGTACAGCGGCCTCTACAATTACCAGCGCAAGTTCTTCCAGACCATGACTGTGAAGGACATCTACAAGCAGATTATCAACTACGTCAAGGATAACGTGGCCTACGACCGTCTTACCATTCTTGCCATGAACAAGGTGAAGGAAGGCTCTGGCCGTGTGGTATTCTGCGATGGTATCGATGCCGACCAGTTTGCAGAAAAGAGATTTACTCTTTCTGACAAGGGTATTTTTGTTCTCGCCCTTATGCGTAACCGTCCTGTGGAACGTAGCTTCTCCCAGAACTTCAACGATTACGTGCCCCGCCTGAACGATAACGAAAAGCGCAACCTGAATTTGCGTCAACTTTTCGTGATGCCTATTGCTACTGAACCGGACTCCTCTGAAGCTGATATTGCAATTTGCTTGGAAAACCGTAGCTCCCAGCCCTACACTGATCACGAAAAGGAATTGCTCAAGGCCTTTGCTGGCGTTGCTGGCTTTGCCTACGATCGTGCCCGCAAGTTTGAACATGGCCGCGACCTCGCTATGCGTGATGGTCTTACCGGTCTTATCAACCATCGTACTCTTCACGAAAGCCTCCGTACCGAGAAGGTTCGCGCCGACCGCAAGAAGTACAATATCGGCGTGCTGATGATGGACATCGACCACTTCAAGCATGTGAACGATACTTACGGCCATCCCATTGGTGACGTGGTCATCAAGGGCATCGCCGATACCATCAGCGGTGAAATCCGTAAGGATATCGATATTGTTGCCCGCTACGGTGGTGAAGAATTTGTGGTTGGTCTTCTGGAAACCACTGCAGAAGGTATGCTGGAAACTGCAGAACGAATCCGCAAGGCAGTGCAGAAACTGGTCTTCGATGTCAAGCAGGCTGAACCGCTTCGCGTTACCGTCAGTATCGGTGCATTCCTGGTGACCCCGGACTTCCACGATATGAAGAAAGCCGTGAACAACGCCGACCAGGCTCTCTACCGCGCCAAGGAAGGTGGACGTAATCAGGTGATTCGCTTCGAGGAAGAAACTTCCGAACCGGCTGCTCCCGAAAATTCTGCTACTTAA
- a CDS encoding LptF/LptG family permease, translated as MKFTRYLIWNFLKMFLIVLLGAIFMFVVIDFVGNIKTWLARDVKDAVDYYVCYLPYMIYLITPVALFIGVLASVGNMARHLEMSAMQSSGQSPLKTLLPIFFFGVLVSLGSYEMSELWLPDANHKRLEIMETNAQKKKNPRVKEKQDFTFIENEKASWFFRYYSGKSKIGRDVVLLIREQGRLTERYDAKLVRWMTINDSTGEGCWQFERGFHREFTRDGNVNVYRIAQERACEKVSTHPDDLINERQVSDEMDSKMVIKRIEVLKRSGEDTRLMETALHFKRSAHWMNLIVLLIGAALCHRYSRSGGLSQKFGVGLLIVFSYYILERIGLKMGENGALTPFWAAWISHFVYGGIASVMLYRSFRL; from the coding sequence ATGAAATTCACCAGATATTTGATCTGGAACTTCTTGAAGATGTTCCTCATTGTCCTGCTTGGCGCGATCTTTATGTTCGTGGTCATTGACTTTGTTGGTAATATCAAGACTTGGCTTGCCCGCGATGTGAAGGATGCTGTAGATTATTACGTCTGCTACTTGCCCTATATGATTTACCTGATTACACCGGTGGCCTTGTTTATCGGCGTTCTCGCGTCTGTGGGTAATATGGCTCGTCATCTGGAAATGTCCGCAATGCAGAGTTCTGGACAAAGTCCTCTTAAGACGTTGTTGCCGATTTTCTTCTTTGGTGTACTTGTTTCCCTAGGCTCTTATGAAATGAGTGAATTGTGGCTTCCTGATGCTAACCATAAGCGCTTGGAAATTATGGAAACAAATGCCCAGAAAAAGAAGAATCCCCGCGTCAAGGAAAAACAGGACTTTACCTTTATTGAAAATGAAAAGGCCAGCTGGTTCTTCAGGTATTATTCTGGAAAGAGTAAGATTGGCCGCGATGTTGTTTTGCTTATTCGCGAACAGGGGCGCCTCACAGAACGTTACGACGCAAAGCTTGTTCGTTGGATGACGATAAACGATAGTACCGGTGAAGGGTGCTGGCAGTTTGAACGTGGGTTCCATCGTGAATTTACCAGGGACGGCAACGTCAATGTCTACCGAATTGCCCAGGAAAGGGCTTGTGAAAAGGTGTCCACCCATCCGGATGACCTGATTAATGAACGTCAGGTTTCCGACGAAATGGATTCCAAGATGGTCATTAAGCGCATCGAGGTCCTGAAGCGTTCTGGTGAAGATACCCGTCTCATGGAAACGGCCCTCCACTTTAAACGTTCCGCTCATTGGATGAATTTAATCGTGCTTTTGATTGGCGCCGCACTTTGTCATCGATATAGCCGTTCTGGAGGCCTTTCTCAGAAGTTCGGTGTTGGCCTGTTGATTGTTTTTAGCTATTATATCCTTGAACGTATCGGATTGAAAATGGGCGAGAATGGAGCACTAACGCCATTTTGGGCAGCCTGGATCAGCCACTTCGTTTATGGTGGAATCGCGTCTGTAATGCTGTACCGTTCATTCCGGTTATAA
- a CDS encoding LptF/LptG family permease, translating to MILVRYVLKELIAPFLAALFGITFLFVVDFLVKILDNVLSKGLPTSTVVEIFVLNLAWMLSLSIPMAVLVASLMAFGRLSGDQEITACKAAGVSPLSLMRPVLLVSMLISVLMVVFNNWILPEANHRSVELMSAVSRKKPHAFIDAGRLITQFPDVQLWVNRIDPSTGTLYGIQIFEMEKKGSPRIVYADSASMEYADNGATLMLRLRSGENHMTDADNPENYFRIRFFSQDLAMKNVDDRLERRSRNYRSDREMPIEMMQEVVEDAEKKYEEYKVTAIEKRLNTLVALRENVAGDTIVPDNLEGSPQLDSIQRRRSLQKVRIQEISALRTTERFYGRMEAELKRKAQYTVEIQKKFSTAFACFIFILIGAPLGIMARKGGIGTGILYSLAFFVIYWICLIGGENLADRLLLNPYLAMWASNIIIGVFGIFITIAMVRDKFSGDSKFFRAIRAIKGFFGRVFKRATKRFG from the coding sequence ATGATTTTAGTCCGCTACGTATTGAAAGAGCTAATTGCACCGTTTCTCGCGGCTCTTTTTGGCATTACGTTTCTTTTTGTAGTGGATTTTTTGGTGAAAATTCTGGACAATGTGTTGTCCAAGGGGTTGCCCACATCCACCGTCGTTGAAATCTTCGTACTGAACTTGGCATGGATGCTATCCTTGTCCATTCCCATGGCAGTACTGGTGGCTAGCCTCATGGCTTTTGGTCGTTTGTCCGGCGACCAGGAAATTACGGCTTGCAAGGCTGCTGGCGTTTCGCCTCTTTCGTTGATGCGCCCCGTGCTTCTTGTGTCCATGTTGATTTCAGTTCTCATGGTGGTTTTTAACAACTGGATCCTTCCGGAAGCCAACCATCGCTCTGTAGAATTGATGAGCGCGGTCTCTCGCAAAAAGCCCCATGCCTTCATTGATGCGGGTCGACTTATTACTCAGTTCCCGGATGTCCAGCTTTGGGTTAATAGAATTGATCCCAGCACGGGAACTTTGTACGGCATTCAGATTTTTGAAATGGAAAAGAAGGGCTCCCCGCGAATTGTCTATGCGGATAGCGCATCCATGGAATACGCCGACAATGGTGCAACCCTTATGCTTCGCCTCCGCAGTGGTGAAAACCACATGACCGATGCGGACAATCCGGAGAACTATTTCCGCATCCGTTTCTTCTCCCAGGATCTGGCCATGAAGAATGTGGATGATCGTCTGGAACGTCGTAGCCGCAACTACCGCAGTGACCGCGAAATGCCCATCGAAATGATGCAGGAAGTGGTTGAGGATGCGGAAAAGAAGTATGAAGAGTATAAGGTAACCGCCATTGAAAAACGCTTGAACACGTTGGTCGCCTTGCGCGAGAATGTGGCGGGAGACACCATTGTTCCGGATAACCTGGAAGGCTCCCCTCAGTTGGATTCCATCCAGCGCCGCAGGTCTTTGCAAAAAGTTCGCATCCAGGAAATTTCCGCACTTCGTACCACGGAACGTTTCTATGGCCGCATGGAGGCGGAACTGAAACGTAAGGCTCAGTACACCGTTGAAATTCAGAAGAAATTTAGTACGGCCTTCGCTTGCTTTATCTTCATCCTGATCGGGGCTCCGCTGGGTATCATGGCTCGTAAAGGCGGTATCGGTACAGGTATTCTTTACAGCTTGGCGTTCTTTGTGATTTACTGGATTTGCCTTATCGGTGGTGAAAACCTGGCAGACCGCTTGTTGCTGAATCCCTATCTTGCCATGTGGGCGTCCAACATCATCATTGGCGTATTTGGAATATTTATAACCATCGCCATGGTCCGAGACAAGTTCTCCGGTGATTCCAAGTTCTTTAGAGCCATTCGTGCAATCAAGGGCTTCTTTGGTCGAGTCTTTAAACGTGCTACCAAGAGGTTCGGATGA
- the bamD gene encoding outer membrane protein assembly factor BamD, giving the protein MKLTKKIPLLLTFSVFAAALSGCATKPQEKMKFTEWCKARYEFAEDLYKKGKYGRTVEKLEEILATCAGTGYLEQTQFLLAESYFNQEDWIEARGEYGSFIINFPGSPFVETAEFRKAISSFNMEYRVARDEANTTIAMKDFERYLSNHPDSPLRDSIDYYRGLLVERMAEKEFQTARLYLRMDKPQAAVIYFKEFLETYPTSKRHTESLFMIAQAYNDLDQFESAKSYLAIAKSEAKEDDKDIQKQIAKVEKNIAKAEEAYEKRLKKDSEKKRIQKEEKDLQN; this is encoded by the coding sequence ATGAAGTTGACCAAAAAGATACCCCTGTTGCTCACCTTTTCCGTATTTGCCGCAGCCCTCTCCGGTTGCGCGACCAAGCCTCAGGAAAAGATGAAGTTCACGGAATGGTGCAAGGCCCGTTACGAATTCGCAGAAGACCTTTACAAGAAAGGCAAGTATGGTCGTACCGTAGAAAAGTTGGAAGAAATTCTTGCTACTTGCGCAGGCACCGGTTACCTGGAACAGACTCAGTTCCTTTTGGCAGAAAGCTATTTTAATCAAGAAGACTGGATCGAAGCCCGTGGCGAATACGGCAGCTTCATCATCAACTTCCCTGGCTCCCCCTTTGTGGAAACCGCTGAATTCCGTAAGGCAATTTCCTCCTTCAACATGGAATACCGTGTAGCTCGCGACGAAGCCAACACCACCATCGCCATGAAGGATTTCGAGCGTTACCTTTCCAACCACCCGGATTCCCCGCTCCGCGACTCTATTGACTACTACCGCGGTCTCCTGGTGGAACGTATGGCAGAAAAGGAATTCCAGACTGCACGACTTTACCTCCGTATGGACAAGCCCCAGGCAGCTGTAATCTACTTCAAGGAATTCCTGGAAACCTACCCCACTTCCAAGCGTCATACAGAATCCCTGTTCATGATTGCCCAGGCTTACAATGACCTGGATCAGTTCGAATCCGCCAAGAGCTACCTTGCCATTGCAAAAAGCGAAGCCAAGGAAGACGACAAGGATATCCAAAAGCAAATCGCCAAGGTTGAAAAGAACATCGCCAAGGCAGAAGAAGCTTACGAAAAGCGTTTGAAGAAGGATTCCGAAAAGAAGCGCATCCAGAAAGAAGAAAAGGATCTGCAAAACTAG